The Microbacterium sp. LWH7-1.2 genome window below encodes:
- a CDS encoding transglutaminase family protein, translated as MQRVVTAEMDLELGASVDLIFQIAAAQAVPISSEQLTFTQGDRVYTPTEIVDQSGSRLHRLTGEPGHLEIRYEATVDGQAASNRTSDLEAITYLRPSRYAQSDEVFQQARRQFKGLSGHDLIAAVSEFVSTSTTYTPGLSQGTDSAVTTLMTGQGVCRDYAHVVIALLRAMDMPARYAACFAPGLRPMDFHAVAEAYLDGAWYVIDATRLANRNSLVRIATGRDAADCAFLSYHGGYVGLRRLRVDAWVVPEAATLDGLDTLPEALPQASDPAADDFGALVQIS; from the coding sequence GTGCAACGCGTCGTGACCGCTGAGATGGACCTCGAACTGGGGGCATCCGTCGACCTCATCTTCCAGATCGCCGCCGCCCAGGCGGTGCCGATCTCGAGTGAGCAGCTGACGTTCACACAGGGTGATCGCGTGTACACGCCGACGGAGATCGTCGACCAGTCCGGCAGCCGTCTGCACCGCCTCACGGGCGAGCCCGGCCACCTCGAGATCCGGTACGAGGCGACGGTCGACGGGCAGGCTGCGAGCAACCGCACGAGCGACCTCGAAGCCATCACCTACCTTCGTCCGAGCCGCTATGCGCAGTCCGACGAGGTGTTCCAGCAGGCCCGTCGCCAGTTCAAGGGGCTGTCGGGCCACGACCTGATCGCGGCCGTCTCGGAGTTCGTCTCGACGAGCACCACATACACCCCCGGCCTCAGCCAGGGCACCGACAGCGCGGTCACGACGCTGATGACCGGCCAGGGCGTCTGCCGTGACTACGCACACGTCGTCATCGCGCTCCTGCGCGCGATGGACATGCCGGCCCGTTACGCCGCGTGCTTCGCGCCGGGGCTGCGCCCGATGGACTTCCACGCCGTCGCCGAGGCGTACCTCGACGGCGCCTGGTACGTCATCGACGCGACGCGCCTCGCGAACCGCAACTCGCTCGTGCGCATCGCGACGGGTCGCGATGCGGCGGACTGCGCGTTCCTCAGCTACCACGGCGGCTACGTGGGACTCAGGCGCCTGCGCGTCGACGCCTGGGTGGTTCCCGAGGCCGCGACCCTCGACGGCCTCGACACCCTGCCCGAAGCGCTGCCGCAGGCGTCCGATCCCGCCGCCGACGACTTCGGCGCCCTGGTGCAGATCTCCTAG
- a CDS encoding SGNH/GDSL hydrolase family protein, with protein MHAPGRTRARRLWLPLMGAALAVAAVCAVAVLRPWGAPEPVAPAAVAEGDPAVAASVSPAPLVLDEGARVLVFGDSWVYGSAATVPTLGFAYLLAEELGVETVVNGVRGSGYLKPGLDGPAYGERIDVLDPALDPDLIIVEGSINDRRLYPTGYRDAVTAAWDALEARYPDAEIVILGPSPQVLPVQDATRKIDADLSELAGARGWWYISPITEDWITDANYSKVIDTGPIGRDHPSTDGHAYLADRVATAIERMEQQPAIVADAPLDDSPPTP; from the coding sequence ATGCACGCGCCCGGCCGCACCCGAGCTCGGCGGCTCTGGCTCCCCCTGATGGGCGCTGCCCTGGCCGTCGCCGCGGTGTGCGCGGTGGCCGTTCTGCGCCCCTGGGGGGCACCCGAACCGGTGGCTCCTGCGGCGGTGGCCGAGGGTGACCCCGCGGTCGCAGCATCCGTTTCTCCCGCTCCCCTGGTGCTCGACGAGGGCGCGCGCGTGCTGGTGTTCGGCGACTCGTGGGTCTACGGCTCGGCGGCGACCGTGCCGACACTCGGCTTCGCGTACCTGCTCGCCGAGGAGCTCGGCGTCGAGACCGTCGTGAACGGCGTACGCGGCAGCGGCTACCTCAAGCCGGGCCTCGACGGGCCGGCGTACGGCGAGCGCATCGACGTTCTGGACCCGGCGCTCGACCCCGACCTCATCATCGTCGAAGGGTCCATCAACGACCGCAGGCTCTATCCGACCGGATATCGGGATGCTGTCACCGCCGCGTGGGACGCCCTCGAGGCCCGCTATCCCGACGCCGAGATCGTGATCCTCGGCCCGTCCCCGCAGGTTCTGCCCGTGCAGGACGCGACCCGGAAGATCGACGCCGATCTGAGCGAGCTCGCCGGCGCGCGCGGCTGGTGGTACATCTCCCCCATCACGGAGGACTGGATCACCGACGCCAACTACTCGAAGGTCATCGACACCGGTCCCATCGGCCGTGACCACCCCTCGACCGACGGCCACGCGTACCTCGCCGACCGCGTCGCGACAGCGATCGAGCGCATGGAGCAGCAGCCCGCGATCGTCGCGGACGCGCCCCTCGACGACTCTCCCCCGACGCCCTGA
- a CDS encoding RidA family protein: MPREIITTPDAPSSPLYSQAVRAGTHVYVSGVVGFDVGTGALAGDTIQEQTRQALANCEAILKAGGAELEDVVEIGVLLTRPEDFAGLNEEYARWFPSAAPARYVAKLGVELPGILVSIRMTAVTA; this comes from the coding sequence ATGCCCAGAGAGATCATCACCACGCCGGACGCTCCGAGCTCGCCGCTGTACAGTCAGGCTGTGCGCGCCGGCACGCATGTCTACGTCTCCGGCGTCGTGGGCTTCGACGTCGGCACCGGGGCCCTCGCCGGTGACACCATCCAGGAACAGACCCGCCAGGCGCTCGCGAACTGCGAGGCGATCCTGAAGGCGGGCGGGGCGGAACTCGAGGACGTGGTCGAGATCGGCGTCCTCCTCACGAGACCCGAGGACTTCGCCGGGCTCAATGAGGAGTACGCGCGCTGGTTCCCGTCGGCCGCACCCGCGCGGTACGTCGCGAAGCTCGGCGTCGAGCTGCCCGGGATCCTGGTGTCCATACGAATGACCGCCGTCACCGCGTAG
- a CDS encoding DUF6766 family protein yields the protein MRSVRPLRDNALSLAFGALFVLALAGQAIAGFLEGNERLQEHGLAPLGFGAYLTSSDFVVDVAENWQSEFLQFTLFIAATIWLVQRGSPESKKPGDEGPGSDEEQLVAEHARADSPEWARVRGIRLAIFSNSLLLVMGGVFVLSWLAQSLAGTVVMNTENAEHGNRPSPGPSTSSLRTSGTGRFRTGSRSSSPSAP from the coding sequence ATGCGCTCGGTCCGACCGCTCCGTGACAACGCTCTGAGCCTCGCGTTCGGTGCACTGTTCGTGCTCGCCCTCGCCGGCCAGGCGATCGCCGGATTCCTCGAGGGCAACGAGCGGCTGCAGGAGCACGGCCTTGCACCGCTCGGGTTCGGCGCGTACCTCACGTCTTCGGACTTCGTGGTCGACGTCGCCGAGAACTGGCAGTCCGAGTTCCTGCAGTTCACCCTGTTCATCGCCGCGACGATCTGGCTGGTGCAGCGCGGCTCCCCCGAGTCGAAGAAGCCGGGCGATGAGGGGCCAGGCAGCGATGAGGAGCAGCTCGTCGCGGAGCACGCACGAGCGGATTCCCCCGAGTGGGCGCGGGTGCGCGGCATCCGTCTCGCGATCTTCTCGAACTCGCTGCTGCTGGTGATGGGGGGCGTCTTCGTACTCTCGTGGCTGGCGCAGTCGCTCGCGGGCACCGTCGTGATGAACACCGAGAACGCCGAGCACGGCAACCGGCCATCACCTGGGCCGAGTACCTCGTCACTCCGGACTTCTGGAACCGGACGCTTCAGAACTGGCAGTCGGAGTTCCTCGCCGTCGGCGCCATGA
- a CDS encoding ATP-dependent DNA ligase, whose protein sequence is MGKLIYEGTVKVDFDDRTLAHLQLVIGTKLRRGEPFHFTWRDDASIGDGRTTVWIHPRCSLVYKFYGSRKPQLNPAWIDALAYTANSPTGLYLVPEPAMPHADGAEEHDLAG, encoded by the coding sequence ATGGGCAAGTTGATCTACGAAGGGACCGTCAAGGTCGATTTCGACGACAGGACCCTGGCGCATCTTCAGCTGGTGATCGGAACCAAGCTGCGGCGGGGCGAGCCGTTCCACTTCACGTGGCGCGACGACGCCAGCATCGGCGACGGACGCACGACGGTGTGGATCCATCCGAGATGCTCGCTGGTGTACAAGTTCTACGGCAGTCGCAAACCGCAGCTGAATCCGGCATGGATCGACGCGCTGGCATACACGGCGAACTCTCCGACGGGGTTGTACCTCGTCCCCGAGCCGGCGATGCCGCACGCCGACGGTGCCGAGGAGCACGACCTCGCCGGCTGA
- a CDS encoding cation transporter: MGRTDLPSTQQKALRSAIRWEWFTIGYSIVTIGLIALVVGGSQAMKTAWIEDMLSLIPQISFLVALIFIRRAPTRAFPFGLHRVMGVGHLVAGVALLAVGGNLAYEAISGLVRADHPSIGTVVVFGQTIWLGWFMVAVMTITVIGPFFYGHAKAKLAPKLHNKVLYADADMAKADWTSTAASIVGVLGVGVGLWWLDGAAALFISIGIVWDGWRNSRAAVLDLIDQRARTEDDARPHPLITRIANRVEELPWVREAAVRMRDMGQVFHVEVFVVPTHDDVRLGEIEEAREAVAALDWKVQDVVVIPTSTLPDEAEPAGERRSHRDA, from the coding sequence ATGGGCCGCACCGACCTCCCCTCGACGCAGCAGAAGGCGCTGCGCAGCGCGATCCGCTGGGAGTGGTTCACCATCGGCTACAGCATCGTCACGATCGGGTTGATCGCGCTGGTCGTGGGCGGCTCGCAGGCCATGAAGACCGCGTGGATCGAGGACATGCTGTCGCTGATCCCGCAGATCTCCTTCCTCGTGGCGCTGATCTTCATCAGGCGAGCGCCGACGCGGGCGTTCCCCTTCGGTCTGCACCGCGTCATGGGCGTCGGCCATCTGGTCGCCGGGGTGGCGCTGCTGGCCGTCGGCGGCAACCTCGCCTACGAGGCGATCAGCGGCCTGGTGCGCGCGGACCACCCCTCGATCGGCACGGTCGTCGTGTTCGGGCAGACGATCTGGCTGGGCTGGTTCATGGTCGCCGTGATGACCATCACCGTCATCGGGCCGTTCTTCTACGGGCACGCCAAGGCGAAGCTCGCGCCGAAGCTGCACAACAAGGTGCTCTATGCGGACGCCGACATGGCCAAGGCCGACTGGACGTCCACGGCAGCCTCGATCGTCGGCGTGCTCGGGGTCGGCGTCGGCCTGTGGTGGCTGGACGGGGCGGCCGCCCTCTTCATCTCGATAGGGATCGTGTGGGACGGCTGGCGCAACTCGCGCGCGGCCGTCCTGGATCTCATCGACCAGCGGGCCCGCACGGAAGACGACGCCCGGCCCCATCCCCTCATCACCCGCATCGCGAACCGCGTGGAGGAACTGCCGTGGGTGCGCGAGGCCGCCGTGCGCATGCGCGACATGGGTCAGGTGTTCCACGTCGAGGTGTTCGTGGTGCCGACGCACGACGACGTGCGCCTCGGCGAGATCGAAGAGGCACGCGAGGCGGTCGCCGCCCTCGACTGGAAGGTGCAGGACGTCGTCGTCATCCCGACCTCGACGCTGCCCGACGAGGCGGAGCCCGCCGGCGAGCGCAGATCGCACCGCGACGCCTGA
- a CDS encoding M20/M25/M40 family metallo-hydrolase codes for MRTRRAWAIATAVALTSTVALAGPAYAAPNNNSVKKIEKAVTLEGVMSHLEAFQDIADQYGDRAAGRPGYRASVDYVVAQLTAAGYTPEVQEFTFPYVDDNSELIRVTPQPTTFVNGTDFLRNEFDSGSPEGTATGSLTPVGLVIPAAALPPNSNTSGCEAADFAGFPAGAVALLQRGTCGFAVKALNAQAAGASAAIIMNEGQPASPGVADRTGLIRMIGDATGLTIPVVAVTSAVGENLASTPGATVTVTVDYDSEPRPAWNVLAETATGNDDNTVMAGAHLDSVQDGAGINDNGSGSAALLETAIQMKKTKPNNTVRFAWWGAEEEGLLGSEHYVAELSDEEAADIALYLNFDMIASPNYMFGIYDGDNSGGTAAPGFIPEGSAEIEDVFEAFYDGRGLPSQDSEFSGRSDYGPFIAVGIPAGGLFTGAEVPKTVAEAALYGGVPGAAYDPCYHQPCDNLAGAGQDVALYDALREDYDLVGNINTFALDVNADAVAAAVMTFAFDTSTVNAVSSPGKSHGAGKSMDAMKERFAQ; via the coding sequence ATGAGAACCAGGCGCGCCTGGGCCATCGCCACCGCGGTCGCCCTGACGTCCACCGTCGCACTGGCGGGACCCGCGTACGCGGCGCCGAACAACAACTCGGTGAAGAAGATCGAGAAGGCAGTGACGCTCGAGGGGGTGATGTCACACCTCGAGGCGTTCCAGGACATCGCGGACCAGTACGGCGACCGGGCGGCCGGCCGGCCCGGCTACCGGGCCTCCGTCGACTACGTCGTCGCGCAGCTCACTGCGGCCGGCTACACGCCGGAGGTGCAGGAGTTCACCTTCCCGTACGTCGACGACAACAGTGAGCTCATCAGGGTCACGCCGCAGCCGACGACGTTCGTCAACGGCACGGACTTCCTGCGCAACGAGTTCGACAGCGGGTCGCCCGAAGGCACGGCGACGGGGTCTCTCACCCCGGTCGGGCTGGTGATCCCCGCGGCCGCGCTTCCGCCGAACAGCAACACGAGCGGCTGCGAGGCGGCCGACTTCGCCGGGTTCCCGGCCGGTGCTGTCGCCCTGCTCCAGCGGGGTACGTGCGGCTTCGCCGTCAAGGCGCTCAACGCGCAGGCGGCCGGGGCGTCGGCGGCGATCATCATGAACGAGGGGCAGCCCGCGAGCCCCGGCGTCGCCGACCGCACCGGATTGATCCGCATGATCGGCGATGCGACCGGGCTCACGATCCCGGTCGTGGCAGTCACCTCGGCCGTCGGCGAGAACCTCGCGTCCACGCCCGGCGCCACCGTCACTGTCACAGTCGACTACGACAGCGAACCGCGGCCTGCCTGGAACGTGCTCGCCGAGACGGCGACCGGCAACGACGACAACACCGTCATGGCCGGCGCGCACCTCGACAGCGTGCAGGACGGCGCGGGCATCAACGACAACGGCTCGGGGAGCGCTGCGCTGCTCGAGACGGCCATCCAGATGAAGAAGACCAAGCCCAACAACACGGTGCGCTTCGCGTGGTGGGGTGCCGAGGAGGAGGGTCTGCTCGGCTCGGAGCACTACGTCGCCGAACTGTCGGACGAGGAGGCGGCGGACATCGCGCTGTACCTCAACTTCGACATGATCGCGTCGCCGAACTACATGTTCGGCATCTACGACGGTGACAACTCCGGCGGCACGGCGGCACCGGGCTTCATCCCGGAGGGGTCTGCCGAGATCGAGGACGTCTTCGAGGCGTTCTATGACGGCCGCGGTCTGCCGTCGCAGGACAGCGAGTTCTCGGGACGATCGGACTACGGCCCCTTCATCGCCGTGGGCATCCCGGCGGGCGGACTGTTCACGGGTGCGGAGGTGCCGAAGACGGTGGCCGAGGCCGCGCTCTACGGCGGTGTCCCCGGTGCCGCGTACGACCCGTGCTACCACCAGCCGTGTGACAACCTCGCCGGCGCGGGTCAGGACGTCGCACTCTACGACGCGCTGCGCGAGGACTACGACCTCGTGGGCAACATCAACACGTTCGCGCTCGACGTGAACGCCGATGCCGTCGCGGCGGCGGTCATGACGTTCGCGTTCGACACGTCGACCGTGAACGCCGTCAGCTCGCCCGGCAAGTCGCACGGCGCGGGCAAGAGCATGGACGCGATGAAGGAGCGCTTCGCACAGTGA